In the genome of Hymenobacter taeanensis, one region contains:
- a CDS encoding helix-hairpin-helix domain-containing protein — MMRTQRAIVGLGLLLGLAYRVQAQEYPRPAVPDLDRLTQELFAEAQNDQVPHEDLYETLLQYYQTPLNLNVATREELRSLLLLSETQITNLLSHRQRTGGLLSLYELQSIDGFDLRTIYRTAPFVTVHTPDPNAARGPLWQRIQQEENNALFVRYERGLQTRRGYTTPDTVRGGQLATRYLGSPDKLLVRYRVSRARDFSLGLTAEKDAGEQLAWSPSTHRYGADFYSGHFLVQERGRLKSLALGDYQLQFGQGLLLSSGLAVGKGAETITTLRRSSVGLRPYSSVLENTFFRGAAATVAVNATVRATAFVTRKRVDASFSQRQDTLGDYSEVASSLQLAGMHRTPSELANRQALRETVLGGNLNYASRSGDLALGLTAINTQFDKPLLRRPEAYNAYEFSGRQNLALSAYYSYVWHNALLFGETARTSSGGLGTVNGLLASLAPGLDVSVLHRSYARSFHTFYGNALSENTRNINEKGLYLGLKLRPLARWEVSAYYDQFSFPWLKYQVGAPSQGHDWLVRVTYSPTKTSLLYAQLRQRTKAYDADTLRLVPLPVPTERRSLLLFYDASPLPILSLRTRVQGTQYREDQGPRRQGYVLAQDVTVSPRPHLRFSGRYALFDTDDYDTRQYVYEQDVLYAFSVPVLAGRGTRTYLLTQVDVNRHLTIWLRYAETHYRHQQTIGSGLEEIRGSRRSEVKAQVRYRF; from the coding sequence ATGATGCGCACCCAGAGGGCCATAGTGGGGCTAGGCCTGCTGCTGGGCTTGGCTTACCGGGTCCAGGCGCAGGAATACCCACGCCCCGCCGTGCCCGACCTCGACCGCCTGACTCAGGAGCTGTTTGCGGAAGCGCAGAACGATCAAGTGCCCCATGAGGACCTGTACGAGACGCTGCTACAGTATTACCAAACGCCACTGAATCTTAACGTGGCTACCCGCGAAGAGCTGCGGAGCCTGCTGCTGCTCTCGGAAACCCAAATCACCAACCTGCTCAGCCACCGTCAGCGCACGGGTGGGCTGTTGAGCCTGTATGAGCTGCAGAGTATTGATGGGTTTGACCTGCGCACCATTTACCGGACGGCCCCCTTCGTGACGGTGCATACGCCTGACCCCAACGCGGCGCGGGGCCCGCTCTGGCAGCGTATTCAGCAGGAAGAGAATAATGCCCTGTTTGTGCGCTATGAGCGCGGCTTACAGACCCGCCGTGGGTACACCACCCCCGATACCGTGCGCGGTGGCCAGCTGGCTACGCGCTACCTTGGCTCGCCAGACAAGCTGTTGGTGCGTTACCGCGTAAGCAGGGCCCGGGATTTTAGCCTAGGCCTCACGGCCGAAAAAGACGCCGGCGAGCAGCTGGCCTGGAGCCCCAGCACCCACCGGTACGGCGCCGATTTTTACTCGGGTCACTTTCTGGTGCAGGAGCGCGGGCGCCTCAAGTCCCTTGCCCTCGGCGACTACCAGCTGCAGTTCGGGCAGGGTCTGTTGCTGTCGTCGGGGTTGGCGGTAGGGAAGGGGGCCGAAACCATTACTACGCTGCGGCGCAGCTCTGTGGGCCTGCGGCCCTATTCTTCGGTGCTTGAAAACACGTTCTTTCGGGGTGCGGCGGCCACGGTGGCGGTAAACGCTACCGTGCGGGCCACTGCGTTTGTCACTCGTAAGCGGGTTGATGCCAGCTTTAGCCAGCGCCAGGATACGCTAGGAGATTACTCTGAGGTAGCTTCTTCGCTGCAACTAGCGGGTATGCACCGCACGCCCTCGGAGCTGGCAAACCGGCAGGCACTCCGCGAAACGGTACTGGGCGGCAACCTCAACTATGCCAGTCGATCCGGCGACTTGGCCTTAGGCCTCACGGCCATTAACACGCAGTTTGATAAACCGCTCCTGCGCCGGCCTGAAGCGTACAATGCCTATGAGTTCAGTGGCCGCCAGAACCTGGCCCTTAGTGCTTACTACAGCTATGTATGGCATAACGCGCTGCTGTTTGGTGAAACTGCCCGGACCAGCAGTGGTGGCCTAGGGACGGTAAATGGGCTGCTGGCCAGCCTCGCTCCAGGCCTAGATGTATCGGTGCTGCATCGCTCTTATGCCCGCAGCTTTCACACGTTTTACGGCAATGCCCTGAGCGAAAACACGCGCAACATTAATGAGAAAGGTTTGTACCTGGGCCTGAAGCTGCGCCCACTGGCACGGTGGGAAGTTTCAGCCTACTATGATCAGTTCAGCTTCCCGTGGTTGAAATATCAGGTGGGGGCCCCCTCCCAGGGGCACGACTGGCTGGTGCGGGTTACCTACAGTCCTACCAAAACCAGCCTTCTCTACGCACAGCTACGGCAGCGCACCAAGGCTTATGATGCCGACACGCTGCGCCTGGTGCCCTTACCCGTGCCTACTGAACGGCGGAGCCTGTTACTGTTCTATGATGCCAGCCCCCTGCCTATCCTCAGTCTGCGTACCCGTGTGCAGGGCACCCAGTACCGTGAAGACCAGGGGCCGCGCCGCCAGGGCTACGTGCTGGCTCAGGATGTAACCGTAAGCCCCCGGCCCCACCTGCGCTTTTCCGGTCGCTACGCCCTTTTTGACACCGACGACTACGACACCCGGCAATACGTGTATGAGCAGGATGTACTCTACGCCTTCTCAGTGCCCGTGTTGGCTGGCCGCGGTACCCGTACCTATCTGCTCACGCAGGTAGATGTAAACCGGCACCTCACCATTTGGCTGCGGTACGCTGAAACGCACTACCGCCATCAGCAGACTATTGGCTCCGGGCTAGAGGAAATACGAGGCTCACGCCGCTCAGAGGTAAAAGCTCAGGTGCGGTACCGGTTTTAG
- a CDS encoding reprolysin-like metallopeptidase, with protein sequence MFKQFTLLRQCPKPALLGGLLLAALGAPLTAAAQRVLWSDTQVPTSARAATQPLSHFRAVNFQLQAVRDVLSTAPAEQKAGARASATVVSLPLPDGTSQRFRIVQTTVMAPALAARYPAIRTYAAQGIDDPAATARLDVSPAGLHAMILAADKTVFIDPAGQNQETHLVFERRAMNRNAFSFVCATPGTDELDIAASATSQALLANGTTLRTYRLALACTGEYATYYGGTKEGALAGMVASVNRVSGIYEQELAIRLVLIPQTDELIYLDPATDPYTNDDGTVMLNQNQKTISTIIGEPNYDIGHVFSTGGGGIAQRPSVCLPTNSSFTQGKARGVTGLRAPINDAFNIDYVAHEMGHQFGADHTFNSVVGSCGGGNRSAFSAYEPGSGTTIMAYAGICGNDNIQPNSDPYFHSRSIDQIVAHITGAGNCSVNTPTGNTPPVVDAGRNYAIPVSTPFVLTGSATDANGDALTYSWEQYNIGASGSPNLPAGDAPIFRFFTPTPSPTRTFPRLATLVNNSQIIGELLPSYGRRLIFRLVARDNRVGGGGIDYDSMNVVVIPSAGPFVVTLPNTPTTLLATAPQQVTWDVANTTAAPINAATVDILLSTDGGFTYPTTLLAGTPNDGTETVTIPASVGNTSTARIRVQATGNIFFDISNQNFSIQVPTGPTFYLNATAPATIPVLCPGTSSASQTLAVGALQGFAGEVTLGATDLPAGATITFGTASLNPGATTTFVVNTAASTPAGTYTVTLTGTSGSVTQRQQVRFTVLPATTQAAVITAPTAASRTTLRPAFTWNAVPNATSYDVQVATDPNFTTLVVNQTGITGTSFTASSALQPNATYYLRVRGVGACGVAPFSATTTFQTGIQVCQTVAATSVPVTISATGTSTVTSVINIVNTERVSDIRIRNLAITHPDIGELEISLTSPAGTRAVLYSRNCPGTANLSISFDEAASAALACPLAPGSTTRPANTLSALLNKPANGNWTLTITDNAAGNGGTLTGWSLELCTLAEAPTAPTNLATLAPVTANNLASIDLTWLDGSTNETAFEVERSTDNGAFTRIATLPANSSFYTDQVSANSRYCYRVRATNTTGNSGYSNESCQTVSTITAVRNASLLQGIEVYPNPSTGVFEVKIDNAQRGPVTLRVTDALGRTVSAQTLTKGAASLRQVLDLSNLSNGVYSLHLDLPNGSTVVRLLKQ encoded by the coding sequence ATGTTCAAACAGTTTACTCTCCTCCGGCAGTGCCCTAAACCGGCGCTGCTGGGTGGCTTGCTACTGGCCGCGCTGGGCGCGCCCCTGACGGCCGCGGCCCAGCGTGTGCTCTGGAGCGATACGCAAGTGCCCACGTCTGCCCGGGCGGCTACGCAGCCACTGTCACACTTCAGGGCGGTTAACTTTCAGCTGCAGGCTGTGCGCGACGTGCTGAGCACGGCCCCAGCTGAACAGAAAGCCGGTGCCCGCGCTTCTGCCACGGTGGTGTCGTTGCCACTGCCCGATGGCACCTCTCAGCGCTTCCGTATTGTGCAGACCACTGTGATGGCACCTGCCCTGGCCGCTCGTTACCCTGCCATCCGGACGTATGCGGCCCAGGGTATTGATGATCCTGCTGCCACTGCCCGCCTCGATGTAAGCCCAGCTGGCCTGCACGCCATGATTCTGGCGGCTGATAAAACAGTGTTTATTGACCCAGCCGGCCAGAACCAGGAAACCCACCTGGTGTTTGAGCGCCGGGCCATGAACCGGAACGCTTTCTCCTTTGTGTGCGCTACTCCCGGCACCGATGAGCTGGATATAGCGGCCTCAGCAACAAGCCAGGCTCTACTAGCCAATGGCACTACCCTGCGCACGTACCGCCTGGCCCTGGCTTGCACCGGCGAATACGCCACCTACTATGGTGGCACCAAAGAGGGTGCGCTGGCGGGTATGGTAGCCTCTGTGAACCGCGTAAGCGGCATCTATGAGCAAGAGCTGGCCATACGGCTGGTGCTGATTCCGCAGACCGATGAGCTTATCTACCTCGACCCTGCTACCGACCCCTACACCAACGATGATGGCACAGTTATGCTGAACCAGAATCAGAAAACAATCAGTACCATAATTGGGGAGCCCAATTACGATATTGGTCACGTTTTCAGCACCGGCGGGGGTGGCATTGCGCAACGGCCCTCTGTGTGCCTGCCCACCAACAGCAGCTTTACCCAAGGCAAGGCCCGCGGAGTAACTGGCCTACGGGCTCCCATTAACGATGCCTTTAACATTGACTACGTAGCCCACGAAATGGGTCACCAGTTTGGCGCCGACCACACATTTAATAGTGTAGTTGGCAGCTGCGGAGGCGGCAACCGCTCAGCCTTCTCCGCCTACGAGCCGGGCTCTGGCACCACCATTATGGCCTACGCGGGCATTTGTGGCAACGACAACATTCAGCCCAATTCCGACCCGTACTTCCACTCCCGCAGTATTGATCAGATTGTGGCACACATTACGGGTGCTGGCAACTGCTCCGTGAATACGCCCACCGGCAATACGCCTCCCGTAGTAGATGCCGGCCGCAACTACGCCATCCCCGTCAGCACACCGTTTGTACTAACGGGCTCCGCTACCGACGCTAATGGCGATGCCCTCACCTACTCATGGGAGCAGTACAACATTGGCGCTTCGGGGTCGCCTAACCTCCCCGCGGGAGACGCGCCTATCTTTCGGTTCTTTACCCCTACCCCCAGCCCAACCCGCACGTTTCCGCGCCTGGCCACGCTGGTTAACAATTCGCAGATAATTGGAGAGTTGCTGCCCTCATACGGCCGGCGTCTGATTTTCCGCCTGGTAGCCCGCGACAACCGCGTGGGCGGCGGGGGCATCGACTACGATTCTATGAACGTGGTGGTAATTCCTAGTGCTGGGCCGTTTGTGGTAACGCTGCCGAATACTCCCACCACGCTGCTGGCTACCGCTCCCCAGCAAGTAACCTGGGATGTAGCCAATACCACTGCAGCGCCCATAAATGCTGCCACCGTGGATATTCTGCTTTCTACGGACGGCGGATTTACCTACCCCACCACGCTGCTGGCGGGCACTCCTAACGATGGTACTGAAACGGTAACGATTCCGGCCAGCGTGGGCAATACCAGCACGGCACGCATTCGGGTGCAGGCCACCGGCAATATCTTCTTCGATATCTCAAATCAAAACTTCAGCATTCAGGTGCCTACGGGCCCTACTTTTTACCTGAATGCCACTGCTCCCGCTACCATTCCCGTATTATGCCCAGGCACCAGTTCTGCTAGCCAAACTCTAGCAGTAGGGGCGTTGCAGGGCTTTGCGGGCGAGGTAACGCTGGGGGCCACAGATTTACCCGCCGGCGCTACCATAACGTTTGGCACGGCCAGCCTGAACCCAGGTGCTACCACCACGTTTGTTGTTAATACGGCGGCCTCCACGCCAGCAGGCACGTATACCGTAACCCTCACCGGCACGAGTGGCAGCGTTACGCAACGTCAGCAAGTACGGTTTACGGTGTTGCCGGCCACTACGCAGGCGGCAGTTATTACGGCCCCAACGGCAGCATCGCGCACCACGTTGCGCCCGGCCTTTACCTGGAATGCCGTGCCCAATGCCACCTCTTACGATGTGCAGGTAGCCACCGACCCAAACTTTACTACACTTGTGGTTAACCAAACCGGCATTACCGGCACCTCCTTCACGGCAAGCTCTGCGCTGCAGCCTAACGCTACCTACTACCTGCGGGTGCGGGGAGTGGGCGCGTGCGGCGTGGCCCCGTTCTCAGCTACCACTACTTTCCAAACGGGTATACAAGTTTGCCAGACGGTAGCCGCTACCTCAGTACCCGTGACCATCTCGGCAACTGGCACGTCTACGGTCACGTCGGTTATCAATATTGTTAACACTGAGCGGGTGTCCGATATACGCATCCGTAACCTGGCCATCACTCATCCGGATATTGGGGAGCTGGAAATTTCTCTCACCAGCCCAGCCGGTACGCGGGCAGTGCTGTATTCGCGCAACTGCCCTGGTACGGCCAACCTTTCCATCTCCTTTGATGAGGCAGCCTCAGCGGCGCTGGCTTGCCCGCTGGCCCCAGGCAGTACCACCCGGCCGGCCAACACCCTCAGCGCCCTGCTGAACAAGCCAGCCAATGGCAACTGGACGCTTACCATCACGGATAACGCGGCGGGTAACGGCGGCACCCTAACGGGCTGGTCGCTGGAGCTATGCACGTTGGCTGAGGCACCTACCGCTCCTACCAACCTGGCTACTCTGGCGCCTGTTACGGCCAATAACCTGGCTAGCATTGATCTGACCTGGCTGGATGGCTCAACCAATGAAACGGCCTTTGAGGTGGAGCGCTCCACTGATAACGGGGCATTTACCCGTATTGCCACGCTGCCCGCCAACAGCTCCTTCTACACTGATCAGGTAAGTGCTAACAGCCGCTACTGCTACCGCGTACGAGCCACTAATACCACTGGCAACTCAGGGTATAGCAATGAGAGCTGCCAGACGGTTTCTACGATTACGGCTGTGCGCAATGCCTCCTTACTTCAAGGCATTGAGGTATACCCCAACCCCAGCACGGGAGTGTTTGAAGTCAAAATTGATAATGCCCAACGGGGGCCAGTTACGTTGCGCGTTACCGATGCCTTGGGCCGTACGGTTTCAGCCCAAACCCTCACCAAAGGAGCCGCCAGCCTGAGGCAGGTGCTTGACCTGAGCAACCTCAGCAACGGCGTCTATTCCCTGCACCTTGACTTGCCCAACGGCTCTACCGTGGTGCGGTTGCTGAAGCAATAA
- a CDS encoding DUF3857 domain-containing protein — protein sequence MTLSPRTRTLLGLLVGAAILPTGLLAGPAPKYAVAAMAGELRENAHAVIREADETFLVKSVGRTVQTVRRAVTILDEAGSNYGRELVVYDQLNSVSYFRGSVYDAEGRLLRSLRAADIKDIALSDGFSLANDGRGRAADLRQPVYPYTVEFEYEIASSNTLFYPVWRPQDDEEVSVEHASFRVLTPSNLPLRYQERDLPAGVALRKSTQPGGLEAYEWQVNSLPAVEEEVDGPPITEITPRIYTAPSTFEVQGHTGMLTSWQTLGQWNYELNQGRDELPEAVRTKIAALVQQEPDERARIRKVYEWLQANTRYVSVQLGIGGWQTFPASSVASNGYGDCKALTNYCQALLKAANLSSYCALVRADAPDIRTEFPSQQFNHVVLCVPLQKAAKPDTVWLECTSQTNPFGYMSSFTGNRHALLITPQGGKLVRTPRYGASDNQRERRTDVYVDATGNATASISTRRTGLEQDMYAQLTNALNAADQKKYIAEHLPFSSFSINKLAYTADQHAAVPALTETLALTLPGWASVSGKRAFLTPNLLSRWSALPAAVGERRTPIWLDNAYTYTDTVRIHVPAGFRPESLPTPVQLTTAFGTYSSQLQPLPDGTLLYVRRLLMPHTRFAPTDYPAYREFRRKISAADKAQVVLVKTDA from the coding sequence GTGACTTTATCCCCCCGGACCCGCACCCTACTAGGCCTGTTGGTCGGGGCAGCTATTCTCCCAACTGGCCTACTGGCGGGGCCCGCCCCCAAATATGCGGTGGCTGCTATGGCGGGTGAGCTGCGCGAAAACGCGCATGCTGTAATCCGCGAGGCCGACGAAACCTTTCTGGTGAAATCAGTGGGCCGCACGGTGCAAACCGTGCGGCGCGCGGTAACTATCCTGGATGAGGCGGGCTCAAACTACGGCCGGGAGCTGGTGGTGTACGACCAGCTGAACAGCGTTAGCTACTTCCGTGGCTCCGTGTATGATGCTGAGGGCCGGCTGCTACGCTCCCTGCGTGCCGCCGACATCAAAGACATTGCTCTTTCTGATGGCTTCAGTCTGGCCAACGACGGCCGGGGCCGCGCCGCCGACCTGCGCCAGCCGGTGTACCCCTACACAGTGGAGTTCGAGTATGAAATTGCTTCTTCCAACACCCTGTTTTACCCCGTTTGGCGCCCCCAAGACGATGAAGAAGTCTCAGTAGAACATGCCTCGTTCCGGGTCCTGACGCCCAGTAACCTGCCTTTGCGCTACCAGGAGCGCGACTTGCCCGCGGGCGTAGCCCTGCGTAAGTCAACCCAGCCTGGTGGCCTAGAGGCCTATGAGTGGCAAGTGAATAGCCTGCCCGCCGTAGAAGAAGAAGTAGACGGACCGCCCATTACCGAGATTACTCCCAGGATATACACCGCTCCCAGTACTTTTGAAGTGCAGGGCCACACGGGTATGCTTACCTCCTGGCAAACCCTGGGCCAGTGGAACTACGAGCTGAACCAGGGGCGCGATGAGCTACCTGAGGCCGTGCGCACTAAAATTGCCGCTCTGGTGCAGCAAGAGCCCGATGAGCGGGCCCGCATCCGGAAGGTGTATGAGTGGCTGCAGGCCAACACGCGCTACGTTTCAGTACAGTTGGGCATTGGTGGCTGGCAGACGTTCCCGGCCAGCAGCGTGGCCAGCAATGGCTACGGCGACTGCAAGGCCCTGACTAACTATTGCCAGGCCTTGTTAAAGGCCGCGAACCTATCCTCCTACTGCGCCCTGGTAAGAGCCGATGCGCCTGATATCCGGACAGAGTTTCCGAGCCAGCAGTTCAACCACGTGGTGCTGTGCGTGCCCCTGCAGAAGGCCGCCAAACCCGATACGGTGTGGCTGGAATGCACCAGCCAAACTAACCCTTTCGGGTACATGAGCAGCTTCACGGGTAACCGCCATGCCCTGCTCATTACGCCTCAAGGTGGTAAGCTGGTGCGCACCCCCCGCTACGGCGCGAGTGACAACCAGCGCGAGCGACGGACGGATGTGTACGTGGATGCCACGGGCAACGCCACGGCCAGCATTTCTACGCGCCGCACTGGCCTGGAGCAGGATATGTACGCTCAGCTCACAAACGCGCTCAACGCCGCCGATCAGAAAAAGTACATTGCCGAACACTTGCCATTTTCCAGCTTCAGCATCAACAAACTGGCCTACACCGCCGACCAACACGCGGCAGTACCAGCCCTAACAGAAACATTGGCCCTCACCCTGCCAGGCTGGGCGTCGGTATCGGGCAAGCGGGCGTTTCTCACCCCCAATCTGCTGAGCCGCTGGAGTGCGCTGCCCGCCGCCGTAGGTGAACGTCGTACGCCCATTTGGCTCGATAACGCTTACACGTACACCGATACCGTGCGCATTCACGTGCCCGCCGGTTTTCGCCCCGAAAGCCTCCCCACGCCGGTACAGCTAACTACCGCATTTGGAACGTACTCCAGCCAGCTGCAGCCCCTCCCCGATGGCACGCTGCTTTACGTACGACGCCTGCTGATGCCTCACACCCGTTTTGCCCCCACTGACTACCCAGCCTACCGAGAGTTTCGGCGCAAAATCAGTGCAGCCGATAAGGCCCAGGTAGTACTGGTGAAAACCGATGCCTAG
- a CDS encoding DUF3857 domain-containing protein produces the protein MILPILRRLALLAVLGGGAAVPTLAQAPEPIKFGKPNLEDFNPKNFVADSTAEAVVLCDYGVSRFAYYDDDFHIVFERVTRIKILKKSGYERATVKVPLYHKNASEEKLTKLRGFTYNMVNGQLVKEKLESEAMFREEASPNVTVRKFTLPNVRENSVIEYAYTVSSDFTFNFQDWQFQDDIPVRWSEYRASIPKYYDYKMLMQGYANVDVSEHTTGTMQVTVQEGGGFVGSGFNTQRVSGSSTTIPVEVKEHRWAMKNVPAFRDEPFMTSSKDYISRIDFELAGMQWENQPYRAVANTWHKINEELIDNENFGVQLKRCSFLKDQLTALMAKEPTPAAQVAAIHSLVRKAVKHDGQNWMYSSGPLRKAYDQHRGSSADINLLLIAALREAGFQANPVLLSTRDHGYVDPEIMPLLSRFNYVVAHIALPDGQEVLADATDELLPVGMLPTRCLNSVGRLIMPTASASRWISLAPQHRLTEYQQIQLTLDEKGGYSGKVHAEHGGYAGLMQRDKLRDKGEKKFVEELLKGREGWSIDKFQFLQRDALEKPLTLDYEMTVAGGEAPAGTLYLRPLQHFGNTRNPFVHESRLFPVDFGFPLDETLLLTVNLPSGYEVEELPKPTSLALPDNGGRFIFQAQPSLGVLQITSRLNLSRPIYSAEEYSSLREFYRLVVAKQMEQIVLKKKS, from the coding sequence ATGATTCTACCTATACTGCGCCGGCTGGCTTTGCTAGCTGTACTAGGTGGTGGTGCCGCCGTGCCCACCCTGGCCCAAGCTCCCGAGCCTATCAAATTCGGGAAACCAAACCTCGAGGATTTCAACCCGAAAAATTTCGTTGCTGACAGCACTGCGGAGGCAGTAGTGCTCTGCGACTATGGGGTGTCTCGCTTTGCGTACTACGACGACGATTTTCACATCGTGTTTGAACGCGTAACCCGCATCAAAATCCTCAAGAAATCGGGCTACGAGCGGGCCACGGTTAAGGTACCTTTGTACCACAAAAACGCCAGCGAGGAAAAGCTCACCAAACTCCGGGGCTTTACTTACAACATGGTGAACGGGCAGCTGGTAAAGGAGAAGCTGGAATCGGAGGCCATGTTTCGGGAAGAGGCCAGCCCCAACGTTACTGTTCGCAAGTTTACGCTGCCCAACGTGCGCGAAAACTCAGTGATAGAATACGCCTACACCGTCAGCTCCGATTTCACCTTTAATTTCCAGGACTGGCAGTTTCAGGATGATATTCCGGTACGCTGGAGCGAGTACCGCGCCAGCATTCCGAAGTATTACGACTACAAAATGCTGATGCAGGGCTACGCCAACGTAGATGTTTCGGAGCATACTACGGGCACTATGCAGGTTACCGTGCAAGAGGGCGGCGGCTTTGTTGGGAGTGGTTTTAACACCCAACGGGTTTCGGGCTCCAGCACCACCATACCGGTGGAGGTAAAGGAACACCGCTGGGCCATGAAGAATGTACCTGCCTTCCGTGATGAGCCCTTCATGACCTCATCAAAGGACTATATCTCACGCATTGACTTTGAGCTGGCCGGCATGCAGTGGGAAAACCAGCCGTATCGGGCGGTGGCCAACACCTGGCACAAGATCAATGAGGAGCTGATTGACAACGAGAATTTTGGGGTGCAGCTGAAGCGCTGCAGCTTTCTGAAAGACCAGCTTACGGCCCTAATGGCCAAGGAGCCCACCCCGGCCGCGCAGGTAGCCGCCATTCATAGCTTGGTGCGCAAGGCCGTAAAGCACGATGGCCAGAACTGGATGTATAGCTCAGGCCCGTTGCGCAAAGCCTACGACCAGCACCGGGGCAGCTCCGCCGATATCAACCTGTTGCTGATTGCGGCCCTGCGTGAGGCGGGCTTCCAGGCCAACCCTGTACTGCTCAGCACCCGCGACCATGGCTACGTTGACCCCGAAATCATGCCGCTGCTCTCCCGCTTCAACTACGTAGTGGCCCACATAGCCCTGCCTGATGGCCAGGAAGTACTAGCCGATGCTACCGATGAGCTCCTGCCAGTGGGGATGCTGCCCACACGCTGCCTCAACAGTGTAGGCCGCTTGATTATGCCCACCGCCTCGGCCTCGCGCTGGATTAGCCTGGCCCCCCAGCACCGCCTGACGGAGTACCAGCAGATACAGCTTACCCTGGATGAGAAAGGTGGCTACAGTGGCAAAGTGCACGCTGAGCATGGTGGTTACGCCGGCCTGATGCAGCGCGACAAACTACGCGACAAAGGCGAAAAGAAGTTTGTGGAAGAGTTGCTGAAAGGCCGTGAGGGCTGGAGCATTGATAAATTTCAGTTTCTGCAGCGCGACGCGCTGGAGAAGCCTCTAACGCTCGACTATGAAATGACCGTAGCCGGGGGCGAGGCTCCGGCGGGTACGCTTTATCTGCGCCCCTTGCAGCACTTTGGCAACACCCGCAACCCCTTTGTGCACGAGAGCCGCTTGTTCCCGGTTGATTTTGGCTTCCCGCTTGATGAAACCTTGCTCTTGACCGTCAATCTCCCGTCAGGATATGAGGTGGAGGAATTACCGAAACCCACTTCCCTGGCACTTCCTGACAACGGGGGCCGCTTCATATTCCAGGCGCAGCCAAGCTTGGGCGTGCTGCAAATCACGAGCCGCCTGAACCTGAGCCGCCCAATCTACAGCGCCGAAGAATACAGCTCCTTGCGTGAGTTCTACCGCCTGGTGGTAGCCAAGCAAATGGAGCAAATCGTTCTGAAGAAAAAATCGTGA